From a region of the Leptidea sinapis chromosome 6, ilLepSina1.1, whole genome shotgun sequence genome:
- the LOC126965041 gene encoding lipase 3-like isoform X1 yields the protein MLPALLVLFCVAVTHAGRSPNADYVDDLIRNNKFGRISDSVVEDALLDVPDLAVKYRYPLEEHTVVTPDGYILQMHRIPYGRDNNNEPGDKPVVFVMHGLWGSSADFILMGPGSGLAYLLAEEGYDVWMGNARGNYYSRRHEWLRPDALLNTAFWNFSWDEIGHIDLPSMIDYTLEYTGKQQLHYIGFSQGTTSFFVMGSLRPEYNDKIISMHALAPVAYMANIPSLLFRALAPFATQIADVTNLLGIGELLSHSAFYTWAGQTLCTDEAVFQPVCSNILFLLSGYSPDQLNTTMLPVIFGHFPAGSSIRQFTHYLQGISQKGFRRYNFGLLRNQNIYGSISPPDYNLGKITAPVFLYYSENDALSGVLDVERLYNELPFAEKFLNADSNYGHIDYLYGINATSLVYDYVINKITSLENQNK from the exons ATGCTGCCTGCTCTTTTGGTTCTATTTTGTGTAGCAGTTACGCATGCGGGTAGATCGCCGAACGCTGATTATGTTGACGACTTGATAAGAAACAACAAATTTGGACGAATTTCGGACAGCGTTGTAGAAGATGCTTTACTGGATGTT cctGATCTCGCGGTGAAGTACAGATATCCACTAGAGGAACACACGGTCGTCACTCCCGATGGATACATTTTGCAGATGCATCGTATTCCTTATGGCCGAGACAACAACAATGAGCCTGGAGACAAACCCGTCGTATTTGTTATGCACGGGCTGTGGGGATCATCTGCCGACTTTATTCTAATGGGCCCGGGTTCAGGATTGG cgtATCTACTAGCTGAAGAGGGATATGATGTATGGATGGGTAACGCTCGTGGAAACTATTACTCCCGAAGACATGAATGGTTACGGCCTGATGCACTATTGAATACTGCCTTTTGGAATTTCTCTTGGGATGAAATTGGACACATTGATTTACCATCGATGATAGACTATACACTGGAATATACTGGCAAGCAACAATTGCATTACATTGGTTTCTCTCAGGGCACTACGTCGTTCTTTGTGATGGGATCGCTCCGGCCTGAATATAATGACAAAATCATTTCAATGCACGCCCTAGCGCCTGTAGCGTACATGGCCAACATTCCAAGTCTGTTATTCAGAGCACTGGCTCCATTTGCTACACAAATTGCG GATGTAACCAATCTGCTTGGTATTGGTGAACTTTTGTCACACAGTGCTTTTTACACATGGGCTGGCCAAACTTTATGTACCGACGAGGCAGTATTCCAACCAGTCTGTAGCAATATTCTATTCCTACTCAGTGGATATAGTCCGGACCAACTAAACACG aCTATGCTGCCAGTGATATTTGGTCACTTTCCCGCAGGATCCTCCATCAGACAGTTTACTCATTACTTGCAAGGAATATCACAGAAGGGATTCCGGCGTTACAACTTTGGCTTGCTgagaaatcaaaatatttatggaAGTATCAGTCCACCAGATTATAACTTGGGCAAAATTACTGCGCCCGTTTTTCTATACTATTCAGAAAATGACGCGTTATCCGGCGTACTCGATGTTGAGAGATTGTACAATGAACTACCGTTTGCAGAGAAGTTTCTGAACGCGGACAGTAACTACGGTCATATCGATTATCTGTACGGAATAAATGCAACGTCTTTAGTGTACgactatgttattaataaaatcacgTCACtggaaaatcaaaataaataa